In Asanoa sp. WMMD1127, one genomic interval encodes:
- a CDS encoding biliverdin-producing heme oxygenase, with translation MINADTEVGLAARVRSLTRADHEAAETTPFVTDLMAGRLDVGAYARLASQHYFIYETLEQAAAALRSDPVAGSFVAFGLDRLPALCADLHHLRGSGWRTEISPLPATRDYLSRLREVAFTDAPSFVAHHYTRYLGDLSGGQMVKRALRREYGVGAAGTSFYEFPGVAAGAVKRRYRELLDAAPWSAAEQNRFISEVKQAFHHNRAVFENLAA, from the coding sequence ATGATCAACGCCGACACGGAGGTGGGCCTCGCGGCCCGGGTCCGGTCCCTGACCCGCGCCGACCACGAGGCGGCCGAGACAACGCCGTTCGTCACGGACCTGATGGCGGGGCGCCTGGACGTCGGGGCTTATGCGCGGCTGGCGAGCCAGCACTATTTCATCTACGAGACCCTGGAGCAGGCCGCGGCGGCGCTGCGCTCGGATCCGGTGGCGGGGTCGTTTGTCGCCTTCGGCCTTGACCGATTGCCGGCCCTGTGCGCTGATCTGCACCATCTGCGTGGGTCGGGCTGGCGCACGGAGATCTCACCGCTCCCGGCGACCCGCGACTATCTGTCGCGGCTACGGGAGGTGGCCTTCACGGACGCGCCGTCGTTCGTCGCCCACCACTACACCCGCTACCTGGGCGACCTGTCGGGCGGCCAGATGGTCAAGCGAGCCCTCCGCCGCGAATACGGCGTGGGCGCCGCGGGCACGTCTTTCTACGAATTCCCGGGGGTGGCGGCTGGCGCGGTAAAGCGCCGCTACCGCGAACTACTCGACGCGGCACCGTGGTCGGCTGCGGAGCAGAACCGCTTCATCTCGGAGGTAAAGCAAGCCTTCCACCACAACCGCGCCGTCTTCGAAAACCTCGCGGCCTGA
- a CDS encoding MBL fold metallo-hydrolase — MFDPNRVRRRLEAARRSARDWPPSFADRLTAPLPSGRDVARMAREKRPDAASRRRAGRAIAQQPQPKLHEPDPNTTAVTWIGHASFVLQTGGLTILTDPVWSRRIPPFITRYTAPGVAWEGLPRIDAVLISHNHYDHLDAPTISRLPRDTPMLVPANLGWWFRRRGFRDVTDLDWWEVRRIGPVTFTFVPAHHWSRRSLADTNKSLWGGWIIAAEGQPKIYFAGDTGYGSRFAEIADRQSGIELALLPIGAYEPRWFMRNQHMDPEEAVQAAADLGARRVSGMHWGTFVLSTEPLLAPVERLATAWHAAGRDADDLWRPAIGETRTM, encoded by the coding sequence ATGTTCGATCCGAACCGGGTGCGCCGCCGCCTGGAAGCAGCCCGCCGCAGCGCGCGCGACTGGCCGCCCTCCTTCGCCGACCGGCTGACCGCCCCGCTGCCCAGCGGCCGCGACGTCGCGAGAATGGCGCGCGAGAAGCGGCCCGACGCAGCCAGCCGCCGACGCGCCGGGCGCGCGATCGCCCAGCAGCCACAACCAAAGCTCCACGAGCCCGACCCGAACACCACCGCCGTGACCTGGATCGGGCACGCCAGCTTCGTCCTGCAGACCGGCGGCCTCACCATCCTCACCGACCCCGTCTGGTCGCGGCGGATCCCGCCGTTCATCACCCGCTACACCGCCCCGGGCGTGGCCTGGGAAGGCCTGCCGAGGATCGACGCGGTGCTGATCTCCCACAACCATTACGACCACCTCGACGCCCCGACCATCAGCCGGCTGCCCCGCGACACGCCGATGCTCGTACCCGCGAATCTGGGTTGGTGGTTCCGCCGCCGCGGCTTCCGTGACGTGACCGACCTCGACTGGTGGGAGGTCCGGCGGATCGGCCCGGTCACGTTCACGTTCGTCCCGGCGCACCACTGGAGCCGCCGCAGCCTCGCCGACACCAACAAGAGCCTCTGGGGCGGCTGGATCATCGCGGCCGAAGGCCAACCCAAGATCTACTTCGCCGGCGACACCGGGTACGGCAGCCGGTTCGCCGAGATCGCCGACCGCCAGTCCGGCATCGAACTGGCTTTGCTGCCGATCGGGGCGTACGAGCCGCGCTGGTTCATGCGCAACCAGCACATGGACCCCGAGGAGGCCGTCCAGGCGGCCGCCGACCTCGGCGCGCGCCGCGTATCCGGGATGCACTGGGGCACCTTCGTCCTCAGCACCGAGCCGCTGTTGGCGCCGGTGGAGCGGCTCGCCACCGCCTGGCACGCGGCCGGACGTGACGCTGACGACCTGTGGCGGCCGGCGATCGGCGAGACGCGGACAATGTAG
- a CDS encoding SAM-dependent methyltransferase, with protein MPEDLSTALAEVRGLLLDPGLTRAVAAGRRRGATPSVVRAELRPVALKAGRRLQIVTNDGARPHTRNVAPGREADEAVDALLAEPFGNWHVESAGTTVQLRVTKKGDAQVHRQAAATTPQTHDHDRVRQHLLDPGDPLWEVIGGTAAKRRQVDAFLRALAATLPTDGLPQPLRVVDLGCGNAYLTFAAYRYLTAVRGLEVEMTGVDVREDQRDRNTRLAAHLGYAGPLRFAAGTILDAAVDPAPHLVLALHACDTATDEALHRAVGWGAEWILAAPCCHHDIAAQLRRQPAPGPYQLITGQGILRERFADVLTDSLRAALLRERGYRVDVTEFIDSAHTPRNLLLRARRTGQTGPSHEYEELVTAWQVRPRLAELLADRG; from the coding sequence ATGCCCGAAGACCTCTCCACCGCCCTCGCCGAGGTGCGCGGCCTGCTGCTCGACCCCGGCCTCACCCGGGCGGTCGCGGCCGGCCGGCGCCGGGGTGCGACGCCGTCGGTGGTCCGGGCCGAGCTCCGCCCGGTCGCGCTCAAGGCCGGCCGCCGGCTGCAGATCGTCACCAACGACGGCGCCCGCCCGCACACCCGCAACGTCGCCCCGGGTCGCGAGGCCGACGAGGCCGTCGACGCGCTGCTCGCCGAGCCGTTCGGCAACTGGCACGTCGAGAGCGCCGGCACGACCGTGCAGCTGCGGGTGACCAAGAAGGGCGACGCCCAGGTGCACCGCCAGGCCGCCGCGACCACCCCACAGACCCACGACCACGATCGCGTACGCCAGCACCTGCTCGACCCCGGCGACCCGCTCTGGGAGGTGATCGGCGGCACCGCGGCCAAACGCCGCCAGGTCGACGCTTTCCTCCGCGCCCTCGCCGCCACCCTGCCCACCGACGGGCTGCCGCAGCCGTTGCGGGTCGTCGACCTGGGCTGCGGCAACGCCTACCTGACGTTCGCGGCCTACCGCTACCTGACCGCGGTGCGCGGGCTCGAGGTCGAGATGACCGGTGTGGACGTACGCGAGGACCAGCGCGACCGCAACACCCGGCTGGCCGCCCATCTGGGCTACGCGGGCCCGCTGCGGTTCGCCGCCGGCACCATCCTGGACGCGGCGGTCGACCCCGCGCCCCACCTCGTGCTCGCGCTGCACGCCTGCGACACCGCCACCGACGAGGCGCTGCACCGCGCCGTCGGCTGGGGCGCCGAGTGGATCCTGGCCGCGCCCTGCTGCCACCACGACATCGCCGCGCAGCTGCGGCGGCAGCCCGCGCCGGGGCCGTACCAGCTGATCACCGGGCAGGGCATCCTGCGCGAGCGCTTCGCGGACGTCCTCACCGACTCGCTGCGCGCCGCCCTGCTCCGCGAGCGGGGCTACCGGGTCGACGTGACGGAGTTCATCGACTCCGCGCACACGCCGCGAAACCTGCTGCTGCGGGCCCGCCGCACGGGCCAAACCGGGCCGAGCCACGAGTACGAAGAGCTGGTCACCGCCTGGCAGGTGCGCCCGAGGCTGGCGGAGCTCCTCGCCGACCGAGGCTAG
- a CDS encoding helix-turn-helix domain-containing protein, translated as MATDDSPQAAFARFVRRAVDDAKNARGWTVNDLASETGVGRSTLFRWLAGDWHDYPELAKVQNFCAALDVPVSAAFRALNMPGRAPGTTARPSRVDKDLQVILDRLTDPTVSAAEKRHIREALRRLATRPIRKTA; from the coding sequence ATGGCCACGGATGACTCGCCGCAGGCAGCGTTCGCACGCTTCGTCCGGCGGGCCGTTGACGACGCGAAGAATGCCCGTGGCTGGACGGTCAACGACCTCGCTTCGGAGACCGGCGTCGGTCGATCGACCCTTTTCCGCTGGCTGGCCGGCGACTGGCACGACTATCCCGAGCTCGCCAAGGTGCAAAACTTCTGCGCGGCGCTCGACGTGCCCGTTTCGGCGGCGTTCCGGGCGCTCAACATGCCGGGCCGCGCGCCGGGCACGACCGCCCGGCCGAGCCGGGTCGACAAGGACCTCCAGGTCATTCTCGACCGGCTCACCGACCCGACCGTTTCCGCGGCGGAGAAGCGGCACATCCGCGAAGCGCTGCGCCGCCTCGCCACTCGCCCGATCCGAAAGACGGCTTAG
- a CDS encoding heavy-metal-associated domain-containing protein: MSSTATYTVTGMTCAHCVDAVTGELRSLPGVTDVRIDLATGAVAVTSDAPLAAGDVRAAVDEAGYELAAADA; encoded by the coding sequence GTGTCCAGCACCGCCACCTACACCGTGACCGGCATGACCTGCGCCCACTGCGTCGACGCGGTGACCGGCGAGCTGCGTTCCCTGCCGGGCGTCACCGACGTGCGGATCGACCTGGCGACCGGTGCGGTCGCGGTGACCAGCGACGCGCCGCTGGCCGCCGGCGACGTGCGGGCCGCGGTCGACGAGGCCGGCTACGAGCTGGCCGCCGCCGATGCCTGA
- a CDS encoding metal-sensitive transcriptional regulator has protein sequence MTVNDETAGNGPYWYAADKQALLSRLRRIEGQVRGVHRMVEDDTYCIDVLTQISAATKALQAVAVGLLEGHIAHCVMEAAENGTDPSAKVKEASEAIARLVRS, from the coding sequence ATGACCGTCAACGACGAGACCGCCGGCAACGGCCCTTACTGGTACGCCGCCGACAAGCAGGCCCTGCTGAGTCGCCTCCGGCGCATCGAGGGTCAGGTTCGCGGGGTCCACCGGATGGTCGAAGACGACACCTACTGCATCGACGTGCTGACCCAGATCTCCGCGGCGACCAAGGCGCTCCAGGCCGTGGCCGTGGGGCTGCTCGAGGGGCACATCGCCCACTGCGTCATGGAGGCCGCCGAGAACGGCACCGACCCGTCGGCCAAGGTGAAAGAGGCGTCGGAAGCGATCGCCCGGCTCGTCCGCTCCTGA
- a CDS encoding C40 family peptidase: MPIITRGAHRTLTAAAALLAVLGPLAAPAAANPSADEVKKRLKSATHQLEVVVEQYNDLKLEVKRGRAEAERLRTGIAPLEAVAQARSAEVGTMAAAAYRTGRAANVIGLLHSGSPQALGNGLAMLEALGTQRGRAIEALEAANANVAAAQESLNALAAREKVQGAKLLSKKRHIEGEIARLDALRFDLGVTDLPPVLEDPPPLPPGAASAAVRFVYAQLGKPYVWGASGPEGYDCSGLTAAAWRAAGVDLPHNARAQYGAVAHVGRGQLRPGDLVFYYGNIQHVGMYVGAGRIIHAPQHGERIRFDRVDYQPVHGYGRPRR, from the coding sequence GTGCCGATCATCACACGAGGCGCGCACCGCACGTTGACCGCGGCGGCCGCCCTGCTCGCCGTGCTCGGTCCGCTGGCCGCGCCGGCCGCCGCCAACCCGTCCGCCGACGAGGTCAAGAAGCGGCTCAAGAGCGCCACCCACCAGCTCGAGGTGGTCGTCGAGCAATACAACGACCTGAAGTTGGAGGTCAAGCGCGGGCGCGCCGAGGCGGAGCGGCTCCGCACCGGGATCGCGCCGCTGGAGGCGGTCGCGCAGGCCCGCAGCGCCGAGGTGGGCACGATGGCCGCGGCGGCGTACCGGACCGGTCGGGCGGCCAACGTCATCGGGCTGCTGCATTCCGGCTCGCCGCAGGCGCTCGGCAACGGGTTGGCCATGCTGGAAGCCCTCGGCACCCAGCGCGGCCGCGCGATCGAGGCGCTCGAGGCGGCCAACGCCAACGTGGCCGCCGCGCAGGAGTCACTCAACGCGCTCGCCGCCCGCGAGAAGGTCCAGGGCGCGAAGCTGCTGTCGAAGAAGCGGCACATCGAGGGCGAGATCGCGAGGCTCGACGCGCTCCGCTTCGACCTCGGCGTCACGGACCTGCCGCCGGTGCTCGAGGACCCACCGCCGCTGCCGCCGGGCGCCGCGAGCGCCGCGGTCCGGTTCGTCTACGCCCAGCTCGGCAAGCCCTACGTGTGGGGCGCCTCCGGACCCGAGGGCTACGACTGCTCGGGCCTGACGGCGGCCGCCTGGCGGGCCGCCGGCGTCGACCTGCCGCACAACGCCCGAGCCCAGTACGGCGCCGTCGCCCACGTCGGCCGCGGCCAACTGCGCCCCGGCGACCTGGTCTTCTACTACGGCAACATCCAGCACGTCGGGATGTACGTCGGCGCGGGCCGGATCATCCACGCCCCCCAGCACGGCGAGCGCATCAGGTTCGACCGGGTCGACTACCAACCCGTCCACGGGTACGGGCGACCGCGCCGCTAA
- a CDS encoding DEAD/DEAH box helicase gives MRVRERAEEILRRLAGEHARLRDDQWRAISALVEEKRRVLCVQRTGWGKSAVYFVATALLRASGAAGPTVIVSPLLALMRNQVEAAERAGIRAHTINSANLDEWDAIHADVVAGSVDLLLISPERLNNPDFRDNVLPKLASTTGLLVVDEAHCVSDWGHDFRPDYRRLRTFLAELPPGTPVLATTATANQRVTDDVADQLGDALVLRGSLERDSLRLGVVSLDSPAHRLAWLADQLETLPGSGIVYTLTVAAATETADFLRQRGFPVASYSGQADDAARQQAEQDLLDNKLKALIATSALGMGFDKPDLGFVVHLGAPPSPIAYYQQVGRAGRAVRNADVLLLPGREDAAIWRYFASLAFPPEQQVRDVLHALDAAGRPLSTQALEPMVDLRRTRLEMMLKVLDVDGAVRRVRGGWVSTGEPWVYDTARLRRVAAARETEQQSMRDYVATAGCRMEFLRRSLDDPGAAPCGRCDNCAGPFAPAEVSGPALAAAEAFLGRAGVGIAPKKLWPTGLSEVRGKLSADEQAAPGRAVGRLSDLGWGSRLRDLLSPDAPDRPLPDDVTGAVVEVLKDWSRGDDPWARRPVAVVGIASRRRPQLVGSLAARIAEIGRLPLLGLVEPGPQAPPSGGGARGNSAQRVRALHGAFQLPPDLAAALSAVDGPVLLVDDLVDSGWTMTIVARDLRAAGAPSVLPLALGVAG, from the coding sequence GTGCGGGTGAGGGAGCGGGCAGAGGAGATCCTGCGCCGGCTCGCGGGGGAGCACGCGAGGCTGCGCGACGACCAGTGGCGGGCCATCTCGGCCCTGGTCGAGGAGAAGCGGCGGGTGCTCTGCGTGCAGCGCACCGGGTGGGGCAAGTCCGCGGTCTACTTCGTCGCCACCGCGCTGCTCCGAGCCTCCGGCGCCGCCGGGCCCACCGTGATCGTCTCCCCGCTGCTCGCGCTGATGCGCAACCAGGTCGAGGCGGCCGAGCGGGCCGGCATCCGGGCCCACACGATCAACTCCGCCAACCTCGACGAGTGGGACGCGATCCACGCCGACGTGGTCGCGGGCAGCGTCGATCTTCTGCTGATCAGTCCCGAGCGGCTCAACAACCCCGACTTCCGTGACAACGTGCTGCCCAAGCTCGCCTCGACCACCGGCCTGCTGGTGGTCGACGAGGCGCACTGCGTCTCCGACTGGGGCCACGACTTCCGCCCCGACTACCGGCGGCTGCGCACGTTCCTGGCCGAGCTGCCGCCCGGCACGCCCGTGCTGGCCACCACCGCCACGGCCAACCAGCGGGTCACCGACGACGTGGCCGACCAGCTCGGCGACGCGCTGGTGCTGCGCGGCTCCCTGGAGCGCGACTCGCTGCGCCTCGGCGTCGTCTCGCTCGACTCGCCGGCGCATCGGCTGGCCTGGCTGGCCGACCAGCTCGAGACGCTGCCCGGCTCCGGCATCGTCTACACGCTGACCGTGGCGGCGGCCACCGAGACCGCCGACTTCCTGCGCCAGCGCGGCTTCCCCGTGGCCTCCTACTCCGGCCAGGCCGACGACGCGGCCCGCCAGCAGGCCGAGCAGGACCTGCTCGACAACAAGCTCAAGGCGCTGATCGCCACGTCGGCCCTCGGCATGGGCTTCGACAAGCCTGACCTCGGCTTCGTCGTGCACCTGGGCGCGCCGCCCTCGCCGATCGCCTACTACCAGCAGGTCGGCCGGGCCGGCCGGGCCGTGCGCAACGCCGACGTGCTGCTGCTGCCGGGCCGCGAGGACGCGGCGATCTGGCGCTACTTCGCCTCGCTGGCCTTCCCGCCCGAGCAGCAGGTGCGCGACGTGCTGCACGCCCTCGACGCCGCCGGCCGGCCGCTGTCGACCCAGGCGCTGGAGCCGATGGTCGACCTGCGCCGCACGCGCCTCGAGATGATGCTCAAGGTGCTCGATGTCGACGGCGCGGTGCGCCGGGTTCGCGGCGGCTGGGTGTCCACCGGCGAGCCGTGGGTCTACGACACCGCCCGGTTGCGCCGCGTCGCCGCCGCTCGCGAGACCGAGCAGCAGAGCATGCGCGACTACGTCGCGACGGCCGGCTGCCGGATGGAGTTCCTGCGGCGCAGCCTCGACGATCCCGGAGCGGCGCCGTGCGGGCGCTGCGACAACTGCGCCGGGCCGTTCGCGCCCGCCGAGGTGTCCGGGCCGGCCCTGGCCGCCGCGGAGGCGTTCCTCGGCCGGGCCGGGGTCGGGATCGCGCCCAAGAAGCTCTGGCCGACCGGCCTCTCCGAGGTGCGCGGCAAGCTGAGCGCCGACGAGCAGGCCGCCCCCGGCCGGGCCGTCGGACGCCTCTCCGACCTGGGCTGGGGCAGCCGCCTGCGCGACCTGCTGAGCCCGGACGCCCCCGACCGCCCACTGCCCGACGACGTCACCGGGGCGGTCGTCGAGGTGCTCAAGGACTGGTCGCGGGGCGACGACCCGTGGGCCCGGCGACCGGTGGCGGTGGTCGGCATCGCGTCCCGCCGGCGGCCGCAGCTGGTCGGGTCGCTGGCCGCCCGGATCGCCGAGATCGGCCGGCTGCCGCTGCTCGGGCTGGTCGAGCCGGGCCCGCAGGCGCCGCCGTCCGGTGGCGGCGCCCGCGGCAACAGCGCGCAGCGGGTACGCGCCCTGCACGGAGCGTTCCAGCTCCCGCCGGACCTGGCCGCCGCACTGTCCGCAGTGGACGGCCCGGTGCTGCTGGTCGACGACCTGGTCGACTCCGGCTGGACGATGACGATCGTCGCGCGCGACCTGCGGGCGGCGGGCGCCCCGTCGGTGTTGCCGTTGGCGTTGGGCGTGGCCGGTTAG
- a CDS encoding asparagine synthase-related protein has product MCGIALIVGNDADPALFRRMLESLTPRGDVQEELPESLRTIGGGPATGLLAGTQRLRIVDRDRAVQPWVSPDDAWVLCYNGEVFNYRELRAELIAAGRELHSESDTEVVLEAFLEWGEAAVGKLRGEFAFAIVERATGRVFVARDPLGVKPLYWSRRGGRLHIASEVKALVPVGARIAEVPPGHHGWATPVTGPRLNPYVDLLRLGEDQVPIEDADEAAKLVRAALQDSIRVRVDTDLTVGVVLSGGLDSSLTLLQVREMHPDCVAFTVGAPGSPDLDYAKRLTRDLGVHHEVVELRPRDIRMGEIREAIRMGELSEYGDIINAVVSVPLFRRVHETGVKVVLTGDGSDELFGGYPMYHEVGPAAARRLFLHKIRNLCRTELQRVDRTSMGQGVEARVPFLDLALVELAMRMPLSLKMRNGKEKWIVREAFADILPDYIRQRPKNPMSYSSGLHERARLYKARFAGVHHSFGYGLLEPLRRDFDHVLMKCGNDLDAAIREAAVRQDYTLLEHARDFAGALRWFTGARAPY; this is encoded by the coding sequence GTGTGCGGTATCGCGCTCATCGTCGGCAACGATGCCGACCCCGCGCTCTTCCGGCGGATGCTGGAGTCCCTGACGCCGCGCGGCGACGTCCAGGAGGAGCTGCCGGAGAGTTTGCGGACGATCGGCGGGGGGCCGGCGACGGGGTTGCTCGCCGGCACCCAGCGACTGCGGATCGTCGACCGGGACCGCGCGGTGCAGCCGTGGGTCTCACCCGACGACGCCTGGGTCCTCTGCTACAACGGTGAGGTCTTCAACTATCGCGAGCTGCGGGCGGAGCTGATCGCCGCCGGCCGAGAGCTGCACAGCGAGAGCGACACCGAGGTCGTCCTCGAGGCGTTCCTGGAGTGGGGCGAGGCCGCGGTCGGCAAGCTGCGCGGCGAGTTCGCGTTCGCGATCGTCGAGCGGGCCACCGGGCGGGTCTTCGTGGCCCGCGACCCGTTGGGCGTCAAGCCGCTCTACTGGTCCCGCCGCGGCGGCCGTCTCCACATCGCGTCGGAGGTCAAGGCGCTGGTGCCGGTCGGTGCGCGGATCGCCGAGGTGCCGCCCGGCCACCACGGCTGGGCCACCCCGGTCACCGGGCCGCGGCTGAACCCGTACGTCGACCTGCTCCGGCTCGGTGAGGACCAGGTGCCGATCGAGGACGCGGACGAGGCGGCGAAGCTGGTCCGGGCGGCACTGCAGGACAGCATCCGGGTACGCGTGGACACCGACCTCACCGTCGGCGTCGTGCTCTCCGGCGGCCTGGACAGCTCGCTCACGCTGCTCCAGGTGCGCGAGATGCACCCCGACTGCGTGGCCTTCACGGTCGGCGCGCCCGGCAGCCCGGACCTCGACTACGCCAAGCGGCTCACCCGCGACCTCGGCGTACACCATGAGGTCGTCGAGCTGCGGCCCCGGGACATCCGGATGGGCGAGATCCGGGAAGCGATCCGGATGGGCGAGCTGTCCGAGTACGGCGACATCATCAACGCGGTGGTGTCGGTGCCGTTGTTCCGCCGGGTGCACGAGACCGGCGTCAAGGTGGTGCTCACCGGCGACGGCTCCGACGAGCTGTTCGGCGGCTACCCGATGTATCACGAGGTCGGCCCGGCCGCGGCCCGCCGGCTGTTCCTGCACAAGATCCGCAACCTGTGTCGTACGGAGCTCCAGCGCGTCGACCGCACCAGCATGGGACAGGGCGTCGAGGCCCGGGTGCCGTTCCTGGACCTGGCCCTCGTCGAGCTGGCCATGCGGATGCCGCTGTCGCTGAAGATGCGCAACGGCAAGGAGAAGTGGATCGTGCGGGAGGCGTTCGCCGACATCCTGCCCGACTACATCCGGCAGCGGCCCAAGAATCCGATGTCCTACTCGTCGGGTTTGCACGAGCGCGCCCGGCTCTACAAGGCGCGGTTCGCCGGGGTGCACCACTCCTTCGGGTACGGGCTGCTGGAACCGCTCCGCCGCGACTTCGACCATGTGCTGATGAAGTGCGGCAACGACCTCGACGCGGCGATCCGCGAGGCTGCCGTCCGGCAGGACTACACGTTGCTGGAGCACGCCCGCGACTTCGCGGGGGCGCTGCGCTGGTTCACCGGCGCCCGGGCGCCGTACTGA
- a CDS encoding DUF5715 family protein — translation MPTPRPAVNGPDLVAYREAVESLLIELAGHSGPGVEPGDTAKAETILIERLVEPNFTAVLSVTPRGLTGTVEWLLNEVRNYKPSSRSSAADLAAQVRIFLLAQVEAMWWGQTTPFATTDDVLTSPDLIDIEKLRRAGLLPFRYRRQPRTFATRAARALARRVAPDRWPRTAGLRFTYSRPETIALLGQVAADFQRQAPHGTPALWVTSMTRSVRHQQHLRDLGYAAMSPSAHCVGWAVDVEMAWFERFSARTALEKVLLERQAAGDVNVIDEGQAWHVCVSPVAVAELQREFATRYETGRR, via the coding sequence TTGCCTACGCCACGGCCCGCGGTGAACGGGCCCGACCTGGTCGCCTATCGCGAAGCCGTGGAGAGCCTGCTCATCGAACTCGCCGGACACAGTGGACCGGGCGTCGAGCCCGGTGACACCGCGAAGGCCGAGACCATTCTCATCGAACGGCTCGTCGAGCCCAACTTCACGGCTGTGCTCTCGGTGACGCCCCGCGGCCTCACCGGAACGGTGGAATGGCTGCTCAACGAGGTCCGCAACTACAAGCCGAGCAGCCGCAGCTCCGCCGCCGACCTGGCGGCCCAGGTGCGGATCTTCCTGCTGGCCCAGGTCGAGGCGATGTGGTGGGGGCAGACCACGCCGTTCGCGACGACCGACGACGTGCTCACCTCGCCCGACCTGATCGACATCGAGAAGCTGCGGCGGGCCGGCCTGCTCCCGTTCCGTTACCGGCGGCAGCCGCGCACGTTCGCGACCCGCGCGGCGCGGGCACTGGCCCGCCGGGTCGCGCCGGACCGCTGGCCGCGGACGGCCGGCCTGCGGTTCACCTACAGCCGGCCGGAGACGATCGCGCTGCTCGGGCAGGTCGCCGCCGACTTCCAGCGGCAGGCGCCGCACGGCACGCCGGCGCTCTGGGTCACGAGCATGACCCGCAGCGTCCGCCACCAGCAGCACCTGCGCGACCTCGGCTACGCCGCGATGTCGCCCAGCGCGCACTGCGTGGGCTGGGCCGTCGACGTGGAGATGGCCTGGTTCGAGCGGTTCTCCGCGCGCACGGCGTTGGAGAAGGTGCTGCTCGAGCGGCAAGCCGCCGGCGACGTCAACGTGATCGACGAGGGGCAGGCCTGGCACGTCTGCGTCAGCCCCGTCGCGGTCGCTGAACTGCAAAGGGAGTTCGCCACCAGGTACGAGACCGGGAGAAGGTGA
- a CDS encoding branched-chain amino acid ABC transporter permease, with the protein MTQAVPVSAEAPPAATPPELDTAPAQPGWRRLLAFGPLVALLVAAILPYFRLPVPGILDGPFNSYGNLQLLAICLVFGGLAASYDLLFGRTGLLSFGHALYFAAGIYGTDVLVTRAGLPLWSAALFALVGSATLAALLGAIALRTTGIAFAMVTLAFAQVGAILVARDFGGLTGGEEGLPLATDGLPDFLLGVANTVNLYWLALAYLAVVVLVVSRVAASPTGRVLAGLRDDERRVGVLGLDPYRYKLVAFTLAGALAALGGVVYVLVVGGASPHVTSSELTLSLLVMVVLGGPGTRWGPVLGGILYMYLDHRLTSLSADLPGPLGQPLFVLGVIFILAVYFFPGGLASLKSRVAPLRAALDSRRKGETVS; encoded by the coding sequence ATGACCCAGGCTGTCCCGGTGAGCGCCGAGGCGCCGCCCGCGGCCACGCCGCCGGAGCTCGACACGGCACCGGCCCAGCCCGGCTGGCGCCGACTGCTGGCGTTCGGCCCGCTGGTCGCGCTGCTGGTGGCGGCCATCCTGCCCTATTTCCGGCTGCCGGTGCCGGGCATCCTCGACGGCCCGTTCAACTCGTACGGCAACCTGCAGTTGCTCGCGATCTGTCTGGTCTTCGGCGGGCTGGCGGCCAGCTACGACCTCCTGTTCGGCCGCACGGGCCTGCTCTCGTTCGGGCACGCGCTCTATTTCGCGGCCGGCATCTACGGCACCGACGTGCTGGTCACCCGGGCGGGCCTGCCGCTGTGGTCGGCGGCGCTGTTCGCGCTGGTCGGCAGCGCCACCCTGGCGGCCCTGCTCGGCGCGATCGCGCTGCGGACGACCGGCATCGCGTTCGCCATGGTGACGCTCGCCTTCGCCCAGGTCGGCGCGATCCTGGTGGCCCGGGACTTCGGTGGCCTGACCGGTGGCGAGGAAGGCCTGCCGCTGGCCACCGACGGCCTGCCCGACTTCCTGCTCGGTGTGGCCAACACGGTCAACCTCTACTGGCTCGCGCTGGCGTACCTGGCCGTGGTCGTGCTCGTGGTGTCCCGGGTGGCCGCCTCGCCGACCGGCCGGGTGCTCGCCGGCCTGCGCGACGACGAGCGCCGGGTAGGCGTGCTCGGCCTGGATCCCTATCGCTACAAGCTCGTCGCCTTCACCCTGGCCGGCGCGCTGGCGGCCCTCGGCGGCGTGGTCTACGTGCTGGTCGTCGGCGGCGCCTCGCCGCACGTGACCAGCTCCGAGCTGACCCTCTCGCTGCTGGTGATGGTCGTGCTCGGCGGACCGGGCACGCGCTGGGGTCCGGTGCTGGGCGGCATCCTCTACATGTATCTGGACCACCGGTTGACGTCGTTGTCCGCCGACCTGCCGGGCCCGCTCGGCCAGCCGCTGTTCGTGCTGGGCGTCATCTTCATCCTGGCCGTCTACTTCTTCCCCGGCGGCCTCGCCAGCCTCAAGTCCCGCGTCGCGCCGCTCCGCGCGGCCCTGGACTCGCGCAGAAAAGGTGAAACGGTGTCATAA